CGAAGGCTCTGGAACCTGTGGCCGAACGCATCGCGGCCATGGGCGATTTCCTCCGCGCCGAAATAGCGGCCGGCCGGACCTACCTTCCGGCTGGAGAGAACGTCCTACGGGCCTTCCAGCAGCCCTTCGACGACGTCCGTGTCCTGATCGTCGGTCAGGATCCCTACCCCACGCCTGGAATGGCCATCGGGTTGAGTTTCGCGGTGGCGCCCGAGGTGCGGTCGTTGCCGGGCAGTCTGGAGAACATCTTCCGGGAGATGCACTCCGACCTGGGGCTGCCCAGGCCGTCCAACGGGGACCTCACGCCGTGGACCCGGCAGGGCGTACTGCTGCTCAACAGAGCGCTCACCACCGCACCGCGCAGCCCTGGTGCGCATCGGGGCAAGGGCTGGGAGGACGTCACCGAGCAGGCGATCCGGGCGCTGGCCGCGCGGGGCAAGCCGCTGGTGTCGATCCTGTGGGGGCGTGACGCGCGCAATCTGCGGCCGTTGCTCGGGGACCTCCCGTCGATCGAGTCCGCCCATCCCTCGCCGATGTCGGCGGACCGGGGTTTCTTCGGCTCGCGTCCGTTCAGCCGGGCCAACGAGCTGCTGCTCAAGCAGGGTGAACAGCAGGTGGACTGGCGGCTGCCGTAGACCGTAGCGGCCCTGGACCACGGCAGCCGGTCCGGAACAGAAGGCTCACGTGATCGGCCGGCTACTCGCCCGACGGCGAGGTCAGCGGGACGCCGAGGGCCGCCGGGGTGCCGAAGTTCGGGGTGCCGTCCGCGTTCCACGTGAACTTCTGCGCCCTGGTGGAGCGGTTCATGTCACAGCCACCACTTGCGGAGTTGCTGGCGTGGTAGACCATCCAGTCCTCGGTCCCGTCGGGCGACTTGAAGAAGCCGTTGTGGCCGGGGCCGTACACGCCGGCCGCGTTGGACCGCTGGAAGACCGGGTTCGGTGACTTGACCCAGGAGGAGGAGTTGAGCGGGTCGCCGCCGTTGTAGGTGAGC
The nucleotide sequence above comes from Streptomyces sp. NL15-2K. Encoded proteins:
- a CDS encoding uracil-DNA glycosylase — its product is MAPRPLHELVEAGWAKALEPVAERIAAMGDFLRAEIAAGRTYLPAGENVLRAFQQPFDDVRVLIVGQDPYPTPGMAIGLSFAVAPEVRSLPGSLENIFREMHSDLGLPRPSNGDLTPWTRQGVLLLNRALTTAPRSPGAHRGKGWEDVTEQAIRALAARGKPLVSILWGRDARNLRPLLGDLPSIESAHPSPMSADRGFFGSRPFSRANELLLKQGEQQVDWRLP